Proteins found in one Silene latifolia isolate original U9 population unplaced genomic scaffold, ASM4854445v1 scaffold_20.1, whole genome shotgun sequence genomic segment:
- the LOC141638430 gene encoding reticulon-like protein B2, with translation MAEHHGEHHKGESLMEKIAEKIHHRDSSSSSDSDTDDYKPSDSSLKSNVYRLFGRQQPVHKVLGGGKPADVLLWRDKKISAVVLGSVTAVWMLFEVFGYHLLTLICHLLILALSVLFLWSHASTFMNKSPPQFPEVLVPEGPVLEIASALSYEINRGLASIREIASGRDLKKFLAVIAGLWFFSILGSSCNFLTLFYLSFVLLHTLPVLYEKYEDHVDAFGEKAMIEIKKQYVVFEEKVLSKIPIGQQKDKKHA, from the exons ATGGCGGAACATCACGGAGAACACCACAAGGGAGAATCATTAATGGAGAAGATCGCTGAGAAAATTCATCATCGcgattcttcttcatcttctgaTTCTGATACCGATGATTACAAACCTTCCGATTCTTCGCTCAAATCCAATGTTTACCGTCTTTTCGGCCGTCAACAACCTGTTCACAAAGTTCTCGGTGGTGGTAAAC CTGCTGATGTTCTTCTATGGAGAGACAAGAAAATTTCTGCAGTTGTTCTTGGCTCAGTCACGGCTGTGTGGATGCTGTTTGAAGTTTTTGGGTACCACTTGCTCACTCTGATCTGCCATCTCCTTATTTTAGCTCTATCTGTGCTATTCCTCTGGTCCCATGCTTCAACTTTCATGAACAA GTCTCCACCACAATTTCCTGAAGTACTCGTTCCTGAGGGCCCTGTCCTTGAAATCGCATCGGCTTTGAGTTACGAGATCAATCGGGGACTTGCTTCTATTCGCGAGATTGCTTCAGGAAGGGACCTGAAAAAGTTTCTTGCT GTGATTGCTGGATTGTGGTTTTTCTCGATCTTAGGCAGTTCCTGCAACTTCTTAACTTTGTTCTACCTAA GCTTTGTTCTGCTTCACACCTTGCCTGTTCTGTACGAAAAATATGAGGATCATGTGGACGCTTTTGGTGAGAAGGCTATGATTGAGATCAAGAAACAATATGTTGTCTTTGAGGAGAAGGTTTTGAGCAAGATTCCGATAGGTCAACAGAAAGATAAGAAGCACGCTTGA